The Acinetobacter defluvii genome includes a region encoding these proteins:
- a CDS encoding DUF934 domain-containing protein: MLNTALQVLSKDGTIADNTYQIIGEDGVLPQGDVLLTVEQLDQISNVSGKKALFITVDTSPEVNQFPLDQLDAIFIDFAGFNDGRGYSFAALLRRQGYQGELRATGDVFKDVLNYMKRSGFDTFVIKEGKDITEAAAGLGDFTNPYQASTAVAQASYQTGA; encoded by the coding sequence ATGCTTAATACAGCACTTCAAGTCCTCTCTAAAGATGGCACAATCGCAGATAACACTTATCAAATCATCGGTGAGGATGGTGTGTTGCCACAAGGTGATGTACTGTTGACCGTTGAGCAATTGGATCAAATTAGCAATGTTTCTGGTAAAAAAGCCTTATTTATCACTGTGGATACCTCTCCAGAGGTGAATCAATTTCCACTTGATCAGTTAGATGCGATCTTTATTGATTTTGCAGGCTTTAATGATGGTCGTGGTTATTCATTTGCTGCATTGTTACGTCGCCAAGGCTATCAAGGCGAGCTTCGTGCCACAGGCGATGTTTTTAAAGACGTTTTAAACTACATGAAGCGTTCTGGTTTCGATACTTTTGTGATTAAAGAAGGTAAAGATATTACTGAAGCAGCGGCAGGTTTAGGTGACTTTACCAACCCTTACCAAGCGTCGACGGCGGTTGCACAAGCAAGTTATCAAACAGGTGCTTAA